The Caulobacter sp. FWC26 genome contains a region encoding:
- the hutC gene encoding histidine utilization repressor, giving the protein MTGPLHQRIRADLEARIRSGEWAPGHRAPTEAELMEAYGCSRMTVNKAMIALVEAGLIVRRKRAGSFVARPKVHAPVLNIPDIQSEIVARGEAYAFRLLSRTVRLADRDSPEEVELAAGGKLLALDGVHDAGGRPFALERRLVSLKAVPEIAKADFATHPPGAWLLERVAWTEAESRISAVNADADDARLLALDEGAACLVVDRRTWREGQHVTRVRQIFPGEAYDLVARFGPSSPSRG; this is encoded by the coding sequence GTGACCGGACCGCTGCACCAGCGCATCCGCGCCGACCTCGAGGCGCGCATCCGCTCCGGCGAATGGGCGCCGGGACACCGCGCTCCCACCGAAGCTGAGCTGATGGAGGCTTATGGCTGCTCGCGGATGACCGTGAACAAGGCGATGATCGCCCTGGTCGAGGCGGGCCTGATCGTGCGGCGCAAGCGCGCCGGCTCGTTCGTGGCGCGGCCCAAGGTGCATGCGCCGGTTCTCAACATTCCCGACATCCAGTCCGAGATCGTCGCGCGCGGCGAGGCCTACGCCTTTCGCCTGCTGTCGCGAACGGTGCGCCTCGCCGATCGCGACAGCCCCGAGGAGGTCGAACTGGCGGCGGGCGGCAAGCTGCTGGCGCTGGACGGGGTGCATGACGCGGGCGGCCGGCCTTTCGCGCTGGAACGCCGCCTTGTCTCGCTGAAGGCGGTTCCCGAGATCGCCAAAGCCGACTTCGCAACCCATCCCCCCGGCGCCTGGCTCCTGGAGCGCGTCGCCTGGACCGAGGCCGAGAGCCGCATCAGCGCCGTCAACGCCGACGCCGACGACGCCCGCCTGCTGGCCTTGGACGAGGGCGCCGCCTGCCTCGTCGTCGACCGCCGCACCTGGCGCGAGGGCCAGCACGTCACTAGGGTGCGGCAGATCTTCCCCGGCGAGGCCTACGACTTGGTGGCGCGGTTCGGACCGAGTTCGCCATCCAGAGGTTGA
- the ybaK gene encoding Cys-tRNA(Pro) deacylase, producing MSKSTPATIALTKAGVVFDLYTYDYDPGSERVGLQAAEALGEDPRRVLKTLIVMLDGKPACAILPSDQEVSMKKLAAALKGKSATMAPVPDAERITGYKVGGVSPFGQKKRLPTVMEAAALAEPYVFLNGGQRGLQVKLAPADAVKALGAATAAIVAE from the coding sequence ATGTCCAAGAGCACCCCCGCCACGATCGCCCTGACCAAGGCCGGAGTCGTCTTCGATCTCTATACGTACGACTACGATCCTGGATCAGAGCGCGTGGGCCTGCAGGCCGCCGAGGCCCTGGGCGAAGACCCCCGCCGGGTGCTCAAGACCCTGATCGTGATGCTGGACGGCAAGCCCGCCTGCGCCATCCTGCCCTCGGACCAGGAGGTCAGCATGAAGAAGCTGGCCGCCGCCCTGAAGGGCAAGTCCGCCACCATGGCCCCCGTGCCCGACGCCGAGCGGATCACCGGCTACAAGGTCGGCGGCGTCAGCCCGTTCGGCCAGAAGAAGCGCCTGCCGACGGTCATGGAAGCGGCCGCCCTGGCCGAGCCCTACGTGTTCCTCAACGGCGGCCAGAGGGGCCTGCAGGTGAAGCTCGCGCCAGCGGATGCGGTCAAGGCGTTGGGGGCGGCGACGGCGGCGATCGTGGCGGAATAG
- the hutH gene encoding histidine ammonia-lyase, with protein sequence MERPVTELVLNPGAVSLAAWKAIYRGASARLAETAWPVIAESAAAVQRILAKGEPVYGINTGFGKLASVRIGDADLETLQRNIVLSHAAGVGEPSPVPVIRLMMALKLASLAQGASGVRVETVRMLEEMLVEGLTPVVPCQGSVGASGDLAPLSHMAATMIGVGEIFVDGQRLPAALALAQAGLEPLTLGPKEGLALLNGTQFSTANALAGLFEAERLFQSALVTGALSTEAAKGSDTPFDPRIHALRRHAGQIETAAALRALMSASEIRASHLKEDERVQDPYCLRCQPQVMGAALDVLRQAAATLETEANGVSDNPLIFPSNTNNGADEALSGGNFHAEPVAFAADMIALAVCEIGSIAERRIAMLVDPALSGLPAFLTPKPGLNSGFMIPQVTAAALVSENKQRAYPASVDSIPTSANQEDHVSMAAHGARRLLAMVENADAVLGIELLAAAQGCDFHAPLRSSAALEAVRALTRSQVPHLSDDRHFHPDMEAANALVRSGAVIGAVGDLPGIG encoded by the coding sequence GTGGAGAGGCCTGTGACCGAGCTTGTTCTGAACCCCGGCGCGGTGTCGCTGGCCGCGTGGAAGGCGATCTACCGAGGCGCGTCGGCGCGGCTGGCCGAGACGGCTTGGCCGGTGATCGCGGAAAGCGCGGCGGCCGTGCAGCGCATCCTGGCCAAGGGCGAGCCGGTCTACGGCATCAACACCGGCTTTGGGAAACTGGCCAGCGTCCGGATCGGGGACGCCGACCTTGAGACCCTGCAGCGCAACATCGTCCTGTCGCATGCGGCGGGCGTCGGCGAGCCCTCGCCGGTTCCGGTGATCCGCCTGATGATGGCCCTGAAGCTGGCCAGCCTGGCGCAGGGGGCCTCGGGCGTGCGCGTCGAGACGGTGCGGATGCTCGAAGAGATGCTGGTCGAGGGCCTGACGCCGGTGGTGCCTTGCCAGGGCTCGGTCGGCGCCTCGGGCGATCTGGCGCCGCTGTCGCACATGGCGGCGACCATGATCGGGGTCGGTGAGATCTTCGTCGACGGCCAACGCCTCCCGGCCGCATTGGCCCTGGCGCAGGCGGGTCTTGAGCCCCTGACTCTGGGTCCGAAGGAGGGCCTGGCCCTGCTGAACGGCACCCAGTTCTCGACCGCCAACGCCCTGGCCGGCCTGTTCGAGGCCGAGCGCCTGTTCCAGTCGGCCCTGGTCACCGGCGCCCTGTCGACCGAGGCCGCCAAGGGCTCGGACACGCCGTTCGACCCGCGCATCCACGCCCTGCGCCGTCACGCCGGCCAGATCGAGACGGCTGCGGCGCTGCGCGCGCTGATGAGCGCCTCAGAGATCCGCGCCTCGCACCTGAAGGAGGACGAGCGGGTCCAGGACCCCTACTGCCTGCGCTGCCAGCCCCAGGTGATGGGCGCGGCGCTGGACGTGCTGCGCCAGGCCGCCGCGACGCTGGAGACAGAGGCCAACGGCGTCTCGGACAATCCGCTGATCTTCCCAAGCAACACAAACAATGGAGCCGACGAGGCCCTGTCCGGCGGCAACTTCCACGCCGAACCGGTGGCCTTCGCCGCCGACATGATCGCCCTGGCGGTCTGCGAGATCGGCTCGATCGCCGAGCGCCGTATCGCCATGCTGGTCGACCCGGCGCTGTCGGGCCTGCCGGCCTTCCTGACGCCGAAGCCGGGGCTGAACTCAGGCTTCATGATCCCGCAGGTCACCGCCGCCGCCCTGGTGTCGGAGAACAAGCAGCGCGCCTATCCCGCCAGCGTCGACTCGATCCCGACCTCGGCCAACCAGGAAGACCACGTCTCGATGGCCGCCCACGGCGCGCGGCGCCTCTTGGCCATGGTCGAGAACGCCGACGCAGTGCTGGGCATCGAACTGCTGGCCGCCGCGCAAGGCTGCGACTTCCACGCCCCGCTGCGCTCCAGCGCCGCGCTGGAGGCCGTGCGGGCGCTGACTCGCAGCCAGGTTCCGCACCTGTCGGACGACCGCCACTTCCACCCGGACATGGAGGCGGCCAACGCGCTGGTGCGGAGCGGGGCGGTGATTGGCGCGGTGGGTGATCTGCCGGGGATCGGTTGA
- a CDS encoding fatty acid--CoA ligase, producing MSDAIDFDRMNALGDVPRYHAEARPDAVAFSFEGRETTFAQLDRHANQVANALLAAGLSTGDRIAYVGKNSDHYFELLLGAAKAGVVTTPIGWRLAAPEIAYIVADSEAKLVFVGRELIGHVDAVAAELTHRPVVIAMEPEDAGDYPTFEAWRDAASDVDPHKPIQTSDIAIQLYTSGTTGRPKGAMLTHHNLLGMRREAAKNPLEWNQWGPSDVSLVAMPVAHIGGTGWGLVGLINGAKGVVAREFDPTKVLDFIEKDRISKMFMVPAALQIVVRLPRAREVDYSRLTHILYGAAPIPLDLLRECMEVFGCGFVQQYGMTETTGTVVYLPPEDHDPAGNKRMRAAGLPMPGVELKIIDEAGGSLPPNTVGEVAVRSSANMAGYWKLDEATAKTMDADGWLRTGDAGYLDEDGYLFIHDRVKDMIISGGENIYPAEVESAVYGHPHVAEVAVIGVPDDKWGEAVKAVVAPKPGVTPDADDIIAFARTRIAHFKAPKSVDFIPALPRNASGKILRRELRAPYWEGRERQVN from the coding sequence ATGTCCGACGCGATCGACTTCGACCGCATGAACGCCCTGGGCGATGTGCCGCGCTATCACGCCGAGGCGCGGCCCGACGCGGTGGCCTTCAGCTTCGAGGGGCGCGAGACGACCTTCGCGCAGCTGGATCGCCATGCGAACCAGGTGGCCAACGCGCTTCTGGCGGCGGGCCTGTCGACCGGCGACCGCATCGCCTATGTCGGCAAGAACAGCGACCACTATTTCGAGCTCCTGCTCGGGGCGGCCAAGGCTGGCGTCGTCACCACACCGATCGGCTGGCGCCTGGCCGCGCCTGAGATCGCCTATATCGTCGCCGACAGCGAGGCCAAGCTGGTCTTTGTCGGTCGCGAGCTGATCGGCCATGTCGACGCGGTCGCCGCCGAGCTGACCCATCGTCCTGTGGTGATCGCCATGGAGCCCGAGGACGCCGGCGACTATCCGACCTTTGAAGCCTGGCGCGACGCGGCCAGCGACGTTGATCCGCACAAGCCGATCCAGACCTCGGACATCGCCATCCAGCTCTATACCTCGGGCACCACCGGGCGGCCCAAGGGCGCGATGCTGACCCATCACAACCTGCTCGGCATGCGGCGCGAGGCCGCCAAGAACCCGCTGGAATGGAACCAGTGGGGCCCCAGCGACGTCAGCCTGGTGGCCATGCCGGTGGCCCATATCGGCGGCACCGGCTGGGGCCTGGTGGGCCTGATCAACGGCGCCAAGGGCGTGGTCGCCCGCGAGTTCGACCCGACCAAGGTCCTCGACTTCATCGAGAAGGACAGGATCTCCAAGATGTTCATGGTGCCGGCGGCGCTGCAGATCGTGGTGCGGTTGCCCCGGGCGCGCGAGGTCGACTACTCGCGCCTGACCCATATCCTTTATGGCGCCGCGCCCATCCCGCTCGACTTGCTGCGTGAGTGCATGGAGGTGTTCGGCTGCGGTTTCGTCCAGCAGTACGGCATGACCGAAACGACGGGCACGGTGGTCTACCTCCCGCCGGAGGATCACGATCCGGCCGGCAACAAGCGCATGCGCGCCGCCGGCCTGCCCATGCCGGGCGTGGAGCTGAAGATCATCGACGAGGCCGGCGGGAGCCTGCCGCCCAACACGGTGGGCGAGGTCGCCGTGCGCTCCAGCGCCAACATGGCCGGTTACTGGAAACTGGACGAGGCCACGGCCAAGACCATGGACGCCGACGGCTGGCTGCGCACCGGCGACGCCGGCTATCTCGATGAGGACGGCTATCTCTTCATCCACGACCGGGTGAAGGACATGATCATCTCGGGCGGCGAGAACATCTATCCCGCCGAGGTCGAGAGCGCGGTCTATGGCCACCCGCATGTCGCCGAAGTGGCGGTGATCGGCGTGCCCGACGACAAGTGGGGCGAGGCGGTCAAGGCGGTGGTCGCGCCCAAGCCGGGCGTCACGCCCGACGCCGACGACATCATCGCCTTCGCCCGCACCCGCATCGCCCACTTCAAGGCGCCCAAGAGCGTGGATTTCATCCCGGCCCTGCCGAGGAATGCATCGGGCAAGATCCTGCGGCGGGAGCTCCGCGCGCCGTACTGGGAGGGGCGTGAGCGGCAGGTGAATTGA
- a CDS encoding formimidoylglutamate deiminase: MTDTQIPESVSTVVWCESALLADGWARGVKFTITDGRIARIDTDAPAGDAQRLGPALPGLGNVHSHAFQRAMAGLAETRGETGDNFWTWREVMYHFLARLDPDMAQAIAAMGQVEMLEGGFTRVGEFHYLHHAPDGGSYDNPAEMAARMAAAAEETGIGLTLLPVFYAHSNFGGLPPTDGQKRFIHDVDGFARLVEACRGIVAGLPEAVVGIAPHSLRAVTGEELDAILPLAAGGPVHMHVAEQTKEVDDCLAATGQRPVRWLMNHTEVDQRWCLIHATHINATETERLAKSGAVAGLCPVTEANLGDGIFPTPDYLAAGGSFGIGTDSNIVIDAAQELRTLEYAQRLTRRARNVLAGGPRRATGGDLWRAAALGGARALGAGRGELRRGAPADFVTLDPNHPNLVGRAGDTLIDSLVFAGGGIDTVWRHGRQLVSGGRHHAREAITTRYVETLKALLA; the protein is encoded by the coding sequence GTGACCGACACGCAAATTCCCGAGTCCGTTTCGACCGTGGTCTGGTGCGAGAGCGCGCTTCTGGCGGACGGCTGGGCTCGGGGCGTCAAGTTCACGATCACCGACGGCCGTATCGCGCGGATCGACACCGACGCCCCGGCCGGCGACGCGCAGCGTCTGGGTCCCGCGCTGCCGGGTCTCGGCAACGTCCACAGCCACGCCTTCCAGCGCGCCATGGCGGGCCTGGCCGAGACGCGCGGCGAGACGGGCGACAACTTCTGGACCTGGCGCGAGGTGATGTACCACTTCCTCGCGCGGCTCGACCCCGACATGGCCCAGGCCATCGCCGCCATGGGCCAGGTCGAGATGCTGGAGGGCGGCTTCACCCGCGTGGGCGAGTTCCACTATCTGCACCACGCGCCCGACGGCGGATCGTACGACAACCCCGCCGAGATGGCCGCGCGGATGGCGGCGGCGGCGGAAGAGACCGGGATTGGTCTCACCCTGCTGCCGGTGTTCTACGCCCACAGCAATTTCGGCGGCTTGCCGCCGACCGACGGCCAGAAGCGTTTCATCCACGACGTCGACGGCTTTGCCCGGCTGGTCGAGGCGTGCCGGGGGATCGTCGCGGGCCTGCCCGAGGCGGTGGTCGGGATCGCGCCGCACAGTCTGCGCGCGGTGACGGGCGAGGAGCTGGACGCCATCCTGCCGCTGGCCGCCGGCGGCCCGGTCCACATGCACGTGGCCGAGCAGACGAAAGAGGTCGACGACTGTCTGGCCGCCACCGGCCAGCGCCCGGTGCGCTGGCTGATGAACCACACCGAGGTCGACCAGCGCTGGTGCCTGATCCACGCCACCCACATCAACGCCACCGAGACCGAGCGCCTGGCCAAGAGCGGCGCCGTGGCGGGCCTGTGCCCCGTTACGGAGGCCAATCTGGGCGACGGGATCTTCCCGACCCCGGACTATCTGGCCGCTGGCGGAAGCTTCGGAATCGGCACGGACTCCAACATCGTGATCGACGCCGCTCAGGAGCTTCGGACCTTGGAATACGCCCAGCGCCTGACCCGCCGGGCCCGCAACGTGCTGGCCGGCGGTCCGCGCCGTGCGACCGGCGGCGACCTCTGGCGTGCAGCGGCTCTTGGCGGCGCCCGGGCCCTGGGCGCGGGACGAGGTGAGCTGCGGCGCGGCGCGCCGGCCGACTTCGTCACCCTCGATCCGAACCACCCGAACCTCGTCGGCCGCGCGGGCGACACCCTGATCGACAGCCTGGTCTTCGCCGGCGGCGGGATCGACACCGTCTGGCGTCATGGCCGACAGCTGGTGTCGGGCGGCCGTCACCACGCCCGCGAGGCGATCACCACCCGCTATGTCGAGACCCTGAAGGCCCTGCTGGCGTGA
- a CDS encoding copper resistance protein B, with amino-acid sequence MIVDLQHEHHHPAPAAAVSAPAPRAADPHAHHKTPAQAPPPALAPADPHAGHTMPGPERAAPPADPHAGHHMRAAAPTASAATAAPPPIPTDHAAERFYSPAVIAAARAQLMKEHGGGSAWIIRADVAEQRFRKGDDAQAFEGEAWWGNDAGKWVVKARGEHVDGHGWEKAELEGLKAWPIGPYFDLQAGLRYDLSPKGRSYATVGFEGLAPYWFELQGAAYVSDRGDVSARAEASYDLRLTQKLILQPRLEADLAEAGAARLEGGLRLRYEIKREFAPYVGVVRERAFGPAREVGERAGATAVVIGVSAWR; translated from the coding sequence GTGATCGTCGACCTGCAGCACGAGCATCACCACCCGGCGCCGGCCGCAGCCGTCAGCGCGCCCGCGCCCCGAGCCGCGGACCCGCACGCCCACCACAAGACCCCGGCGCAGGCGCCCCCGCCCGCGCTCGCGCCGGCGGATCCGCATGCGGGTCACACCATGCCTGGACCTGAACGGGCCGCCCCGCCGGCCGATCCGCACGCCGGACACCACATGCGCGCCGCCGCGCCGACGGCGTCCGCCGCAACGGCCGCGCCGCCGCCGATCCCGACCGACCACGCCGCCGAGCGCTTCTACAGCCCGGCGGTGATCGCCGCCGCCCGCGCCCAGCTGATGAAGGAGCACGGTGGCGGGAGCGCCTGGATCATCCGCGCCGACGTGGCCGAGCAACGGTTTCGCAAGGGCGACGACGCCCAGGCCTTCGAAGGCGAGGCCTGGTGGGGCAACGACGCCGGCAAATGGGTGGTCAAGGCGCGCGGCGAGCACGTTGACGGCCACGGCTGGGAAAAGGCCGAGCTGGAGGGCCTGAAAGCCTGGCCGATCGGTCCCTATTTCGACCTTCAGGCCGGCCTCCGTTACGACCTTTCGCCCAAGGGGCGCAGCTACGCGACGGTCGGCTTCGAGGGTCTCGCGCCCTATTGGTTCGAGCTGCAGGGCGCGGCCTATGTCTCGGATCGCGGGGATGTGTCGGCGCGGGCCGAGGCGTCCTACGACCTGCGCCTGACCCAGAAGCTGATCCTGCAGCCGCGACTGGAGGCGGATCTCGCCGAAGCGGGCGCGGCGCGGCTCGAGGGCGGTTTGCGCCTGCGCTACGAGATCAAGCGCGAGTTCGCGCCCTATGTCGGCGTCGTGCGCGAGCGGGCGTTCGGTCCGGCCCGAGAGGTTGGCGAACGCGCGGGCGCCACGGCGGTGGTGATCGGCGTCAGCGCCTGGCGGTAG
- the hutI gene encoding imidazolonepropionase, translating to MRCDRVWINARLATLAPGREGLGIVEDGVVASLDGRIVYAGSAADAPTFETAETIDVDGRWITPGLIDPHTHLVFAGDRAHEFELRLAGASYEEIARAGGGIVSTMRATRAASEAELVQAALPRLDALLAEGVTTVEIKSGYGLSLDDELKSLRAARALADIRRVGVTTTFLGAHALPPEYRDDKDGYVDLVCQTMIPAVAARGLADAVDGFCEGIGFSPDQIRRVFDAAKAHGLPVKLHAEQLSNLSGAALAAEYNALSADHLEHLDEAGVAAMAASGTVATLLPGAYYFTREHKAPPIAALRAAGVPMALATDCNPGTSPLTSPLLVMNMAATLFRMTVEECLAGVTREAARALGLLSDRGTLEASKACDLAIWDVERPAELVYRMGFNPLHARVWRGL from the coding sequence ATGCGCTGTGATCGGGTGTGGATCAACGCCCGTCTCGCCACCCTGGCGCCAGGCCGCGAGGGGCTGGGGATTGTCGAGGACGGCGTCGTCGCCAGCCTGGACGGCCGCATCGTCTATGCGGGCTCGGCCGCCGACGCGCCGACCTTCGAGACCGCCGAGACGATCGATGTCGACGGCCGCTGGATCACCCCCGGCCTGATCGATCCGCACACCCACCTCGTCTTCGCCGGCGACCGCGCCCACGAGTTCGAGCTGCGCCTGGCCGGCGCCTCGTACGAGGAGATCGCCCGCGCCGGCGGCGGCATCGTCTCGACCATGCGCGCCACCCGCGCCGCATCCGAGGCGGAGCTGGTCCAGGCCGCCCTGCCGCGCCTCGACGCCCTGCTGGCCGAGGGCGTCACCACGGTCGAGATCAAGTCCGGCTACGGCCTGTCGCTGGACGACGAGCTCAAGAGCCTGCGCGCCGCCCGCGCGCTGGCCGACATCCGCCGGGTGGGCGTCACCACCACCTTCCTGGGCGCCCACGCCCTGCCGCCCGAATATCGCGACGACAAGGATGGCTATGTCGATCTGGTCTGCCAGACCATGATCCCCGCCGTCGCCGCCCGTGGCCTGGCCGACGCGGTGGACGGCTTCTGCGAAGGCATCGGCTTCTCGCCCGACCAGATCCGCCGGGTGTTCGACGCGGCCAAGGCCCACGGCCTGCCGGTCAAGCTGCACGCCGAGCAGTTGTCGAACCTTTCGGGCGCGGCGCTAGCGGCCGAATACAACGCCCTCTCGGCCGACCATCTGGAGCACCTGGACGAGGCCGGCGTCGCCGCCATGGCCGCCTCAGGCACGGTCGCGACCCTGCTGCCGGGCGCCTACTACTTCACCCGCGAGCACAAGGCGCCGCCGATCGCGGCCCTGCGCGCGGCGGGCGTGCCGATGGCCCTGGCCACCGACTGCAACCCCGGCACCTCGCCCCTGACCTCGCCGCTCTTGGTCATGAACATGGCCGCGACCCTGTTCCGGATGACCGTCGAGGAGTGCCTGGCCGGCGTCACGCGCGAGGCGGCGCGGGCGCTGGGTCTGCTGTCCGACCGGGGCACGCTGGAGGCCAGCAAGGCCTGCGATCTCGCCATCTGGGACGTCGAGCGTCCCGCCGAACTTGTCTATCGCATGGGCTTCAATCCGCTCCATGCGCGCGTGTGGAGAGGCCTGTGA
- a CDS encoding YbjN domain-containing protein yields MYGKKMASAAFALAILYSSVANAANVTSVRPESIVQALQNNGYKAKLEKTNDGEPLITTGVDGNNIIIVMTDCKNGKNCTTTEFVGVWDCSESVEKCRKAANQFNNQESPVHVLLSDGGKTATTYSYLLFDEVGISEELYIKNLTTFSHYNNEFSAAVSEK; encoded by the coding sequence ATGTACGGAAAAAAAATGGCCTCTGCAGCATTTGCATTGGCAATCCTCTACTCAAGCGTCGCGAATGCCGCCAACGTAACTTCGGTTAGACCTGAGAGCATCGTCCAGGCGCTTCAAAACAACGGCTATAAGGCGAAGCTGGAAAAGACCAATGACGGCGAACCGCTCATCACGACCGGTGTCGACGGGAACAACATTATTATCGTCATGACTGATTGTAAAAACGGCAAAAACTGCACAACGACAGAGTTCGTGGGCGTTTGGGATTGTTCTGAATCGGTGGAAAAATGCAGGAAGGCAGCCAACCAGTTCAACAATCAGGAAAGCCCCGTTCACGTCCTTCTTTCGGATGGCGGAAAGACAGCTACCACCTATTCGTACCTCTTGTTCGATGAAGTCGGCATCTCTGAAGAACTGTACATAAAAAATCTGACGACATTCAGCCACTATAACAATGAATTCAGCGCGGCAGTTTCGGAAAAATAA
- a CDS encoding copper resistance system multicopper oxidase, protein MMTAFDRRTLLQGALSLGAAGLLPGWATAASGQRSPPALSGEEIKLTVGHTMAKIDGKAGHAVTVNGAIPGPLIRLKEGTSVRLSVTNTLDEDTSIHWHGLLVPFQMDGVPGVSFPGIKPGETFTYEFPLRQSGTYWWHSHSGLQEQMGHYGPMIIDPAGEDPVAYDREHVVVLSDWSFLHPHELFRKLKVSPGHFNMQKQTVAGLLKGQDQSLKDRLEWGKMRMDPTDIADVTGSVYTYLMNGHGPGDNWTGLFAPGERVRLRFINAGAMTIFNVRIPGLSLEVVGTDGQLVSPVSVDEFQIAPAETFDVIVRPTEDKAFTLVAEASDRSGMARGTLAPRRGMTAVVPPLRKRPLASMKDMGMGNMHHGMDMPGMDMPMRAQSNAPNVPLTPGVQTISPMPMDRMAEPPQGLEDAGHRVLTYADLASLYPPKDPRPPGRTIEIHLTGNMERFMWAFDGEAFGPIKKPIAFQRDERVRVVLINDTMMAHPIHLHGHFFELVNGQERQPLKHTVNVAPGGKVAFDLTADEPGDWAFHCHLLLHMHAGMFNVVTVRPLDGAAA, encoded by the coding sequence GTGATGACGGCTTTTGATCGACGCACTTTGCTGCAAGGCGCCCTGTCCTTGGGCGCGGCGGGGCTGCTTCCAGGCTGGGCGACGGCCGCCAGCGGCCAGCGCTCGCCGCCCGCCCTGTCGGGCGAGGAGATCAAGCTGACGGTCGGCCATACGATGGCGAAGATCGACGGCAAGGCCGGCCACGCGGTGACCGTCAACGGGGCCATTCCGGGGCCGCTGATCCGGCTGAAGGAAGGCACGAGCGTTCGCCTGTCGGTGACCAACACCCTGGACGAGGACACCTCGATCCACTGGCATGGCCTTTTGGTGCCGTTCCAGATGGACGGCGTGCCCGGCGTCAGCTTTCCCGGCATCAAGCCGGGCGAGACCTTCACCTATGAATTCCCCCTCCGCCAGTCAGGCACCTACTGGTGGCACAGCCATTCGGGCCTGCAGGAGCAGATGGGCCACTACGGGCCGATGATCATCGACCCGGCGGGCGAGGACCCGGTCGCCTATGACCGCGAACATGTGGTCGTGCTGTCGGACTGGAGCTTCCTGCATCCGCACGAGCTGTTCCGGAAGCTGAAGGTCAGCCCTGGCCACTTCAACATGCAGAAGCAGACCGTCGCCGGGCTGCTCAAGGGCCAGGACCAGTCGCTGAAGGACCGGCTGGAGTGGGGCAAGATGCGGATGGACCCCACCGACATCGCCGACGTGACGGGCTCGGTCTACACCTACCTGATGAACGGCCATGGGCCGGGCGACAACTGGACCGGGCTGTTCGCGCCCGGCGAGCGGGTGCGGCTGCGGTTTATCAACGCCGGGGCCATGACCATCTTCAACGTCCGCATTCCGGGCCTGTCGCTGGAGGTGGTGGGAACCGACGGCCAGCTGGTGTCGCCGGTGAGCGTCGACGAGTTCCAGATCGCCCCCGCCGAGACCTTCGACGTCATCGTGCGGCCCACCGAAGACAAGGCCTTCACCCTGGTGGCCGAGGCTTCGGACCGTTCGGGCATGGCCCGCGGGACCCTGGCGCCGCGCCGGGGCATGACCGCCGTCGTCCCCCCGCTGCGCAAGCGGCCGCTGGCGTCAATGAAGGACATGGGCATGGGGAACATGCACCATGGGATGGACATGCCGGGCATGGACATGCCGATGCGGGCTCAGTCCAACGCGCCGAACGTGCCGCTGACGCCGGGCGTGCAGACCATCTCGCCGATGCCGATGGATCGCATGGCCGAGCCGCCCCAGGGCCTGGAGGACGCAGGTCATCGCGTGCTGACCTATGCGGACCTGGCCAGCCTCTATCCGCCCAAGGATCCTAGGCCGCCGGGGCGGACGATCGAGATCCATCTGACCGGCAACATGGAGCGCTTCATGTGGGCGTTCGACGGCGAGGCGTTTGGGCCCATCAAGAAGCCCATCGCCTTCCAGCGCGACGAGCGTGTCCGCGTGGTGCTGATCAACGACACCATGATGGCCCACCCGATCCACCTGCACGGCCACTTCTTCGAGCTGGTCAACGGCCAGGAGCGCCAGCCCCTGAAGCACACGGTCAATGTCGCGCCGGGCGGCAAGGTCGCCTTTGACCTGACGGCCGACGAGCCTGGCGACTGGGCGTTCCACTGCCACCTGCTGCTGCACATGCACGCGGGGATGTTCAACGTCGTCACCGTGCGGCCCCTGGACGGAGCCGCCGCGTGA